Proteins from one Bacteroides zhangwenhongii genomic window:
- a CDS encoding NUMOD3 domain-containing DNA-binding protein, protein MENKYLTQSYAEMINKQSQKKMGSLNPMCGKSHSVTTKKKISDTQKERWKVIKQAIKEKSGETDVIARKDLLNQALNTDTISFKDVQQARNFIAIMTDKDRRLLENYLKSIVDKIIKNCIDTSSM, encoded by the coding sequence ATGGAAAATAAATATTTAACTCAATCTTATGCAGAGATGATAAATAAGCAATCACAGAAGAAAATGGGTAGTTTGAACCCAATGTGTGGGAAATCTCATTCTGTAACGACCAAGAAAAAAATAAGTGATACTCAAAAAGAACGATGGAAGGTAATCAAACAAGCTATTAAAGAAAAATCAGGAGAAACTGATGTGATAGCTCGTAAAGACTTGTTAAATCAGGCTCTTAATACAGATACTATTTCATTTAAAGATGTTCAGCAAGCTCGTAATTTTATTGCAATAATGACTGATAAAGATAGAAGATTGCTTGAAAATTATCTAAAATCTATTGTAGATAAGATAATTAAAAATTGTATAGACACGTCTAGTATGTAA
- a CDS encoding CD225/dispanin family protein: MLIKCFKCQSTISDRAVSCPYCGVEISYNYRTQYRAYIKSPISEKFHPKSWLLESLLLVLASVLLFTIWCLPFAVASCIYANRVEGLWKSGDIDGAILASEKAGKYYKIGLWIGIGTWVIIILIFCLLIILILINIWH; the protein is encoded by the coding sequence ATGTTGATTAAGTGTTTTAAATGTCAATCCACAATATCGGACAGGGCTGTATCTTGTCCGTATTGTGGGGTAGAGATTTCATATAATTATCGTACCCAATATAGAGCCTATATAAAAAGTCCTATTTCTGAAAAGTTTCACCCTAAATCATGGCTTCTTGAATCATTGTTGTTAGTGTTGGCATCGGTATTATTATTTACAATTTGGTGTCTTCCGTTTGCTGTAGCTAGTTGTATTTATGCAAATCGTGTTGAAGGATTATGGAAGAGTGGAGATATTGATGGTGCTATACTAGCATCAGAAAAAGCAGGTAAATATTATAAAATAGGTTTGTGGATTGGTATCGGAACATGGGTAATTATTATATTGATATTTTGTTTACTAATTATTCTGATTTTAATTAATATATGGCACTAG
- a CDS encoding adenylosuccinate synthase, translated as MKVDVLLGLQWGDEGKGKVVDVLTPKYDVVARFQGGPNAGHTLEFEGQKYVLRSIPSGIFQGNKVNIIGNGVVLDPALFKAEAEALEASGHPLKERLHISKKAHLILPTHRILDAAYEAAKGDAKVGTTGKGIGPTYTDKVSRNGVRVGDILHNFEQKYAAAKARHEQILKSLNYEYDLTELEKAWLEGIEYLKQFHFVDSEHEINNLLKDGKSVLCEGAQGTMLDIDFGSYPFVTSSNTVCAGACTGLGVAPNRIGEVYGIFKAYCTRVGAGPFPSELFDETGDKIGALGHEFGAVTGRKRRCGWIDLVALKYSVMVNGVTKLIMMKSDVLDTFDTIKACVAYKVNGEEIDYFPYDITEGVEPVYAELPGWKTDMTKMQSEDEFPEEFNAYLTFLEEQLGVQIKIVSVGPDRAQTIERYTEE; from the coding sequence ATGAAAGTAGATGTTCTATTAGGATTACAATGGGGCGACGAAGGTAAAGGAAAAGTAGTCGACGTTTTAACACCTAAGTACGATGTGGTTGCTCGTTTTCAGGGCGGCCCGAATGCCGGTCACACACTTGAGTTTGAAGGACAGAAGTATGTACTTCGCTCTATTCCTTCCGGTATTTTTCAGGGAAATAAGGTAAACATCATCGGCAATGGTGTGGTACTTGACCCGGCGCTGTTCAAGGCAGAGGCTGAGGCTCTTGAAGCATCCGGCCATCCGTTGAAAGAACGTTTGCATATTTCAAAGAAGGCTCACTTGATTCTTCCGACACATCGTATCCTTGACGCTGCCTATGAAGCTGCCAAAGGGGATGCCAAAGTAGGAACTACCGGTAAGGGTATCGGTCCTACATATACAGATAAGGTTAGTCGTAACGGTGTTCGTGTTGGAGATATCCTTCATAATTTCGAACAGAAATATGCCGCAGCGAAAGCCCGTCACGAACAGATTCTGAAAAGTCTGAATTATGAATATGACTTGACGGAGCTGGAAAAGGCTTGGCTGGAAGGTATTGAATATCTGAAACAATTCCATTTCGTAGATAGTGAACATGAAATAAACAATTTGTTGAAGGATGGTAAGAGCGTACTTTGTGAAGGTGCCCAGGGTACTATGCTTGACATTGACTTCGGTTCATATCCGTTCGTAACTTCTTCTAATACGGTTTGTGCAGGTGCTTGTACAGGCTTGGGCGTAGCTCCTAACCGTATCGGGGAGGTATATGGTATCTTCAAAGCATATTGTACACGTGTAGGTGCAGGTCCGTTCCCTTCGGAGTTGTTTGATGAGACAGGCGACAAGATTGGCGCATTGGGACATGAGTTTGGTGCTGTGACCGGCCGTAAGCGTCGTTGCGGATGGATTGACTTGGTAGCATTGAAATATTCCGTAATGGTAAACGGAGTTACTAAGTTGATTATGATGAAGAGCGATGTGCTCGATACTTTCGATACCATCAAGGCTTGTGTAGCTTACAAGGTAAATGGTGAGGAAATCGACTATTTCCCGTACGATATCACAGAAGGCGTGGAACCTGTATATGCGGAACTTCCCGGTTGGAAGACAGATATGACTAAGATGCAGAGCGAAGATGAATTCCCGGAAGAATTCAATGCTTATCTGACTTTCCTGGAAGAACAGTTGGGTGTACAAATCAAGATTGTATCTGTAGGACCGGACAGAGCGCAAACTATCGAACGCTATACTGAAGAATAA
- a CDS encoding tyrosine-type recombinase/integrase: MSLKNSNVTSDYIEWNLMLSLVRKLYRDREYRLSLLIGCGSFFGLRISDLLTLTWSMLLDNDKFMLIEKKTGKRREIKINSDFQKHIKECYKALSITNRGEKCFLSRKKTVYSTQRINVLLKEIKSKYGLKVEHFSTHSMRKTFGRKVVEAAGENSEFALIKLSELFNHSDIMTTRRYLGLRTEELLETYDMLSF, encoded by the coding sequence ATGAGTTTGAAGAACAGTAATGTAACAAGTGACTATATAGAATGGAATTTAATGTTATCCTTAGTACGAAAATTGTATAGGGACAGAGAATATCGCTTGTCTCTATTGATTGGGTGTGGTAGTTTCTTTGGGCTGCGCATTTCTGATTTATTGACCTTGACATGGAGTATGTTATTGGACAATGATAAATTCATGCTCATTGAGAAAAAAACAGGAAAAAGAAGAGAAATTAAAATTAATAGCGATTTTCAAAAACACATAAAAGAGTGTTACAAGGCACTAAGTATAACCAATAGAGGGGAAAAGTGTTTTCTTAGTCGAAAAAAGACAGTCTACAGCACACAGCGCATCAATGTTTTATTGAAAGAAATAAAATCGAAATATGGACTAAAAGTAGAACATTTTTCAACTCATAGTATGCGCAAAACATTTGGTAGAAAAGTTGTTGAGGCAGCTGGTGAGAATTCTGAATTTGCATTGATTAAACTGTCAGAGCTATTTAATCATAGCGATATAATGACTACCCGTAGATATTTAGGTTTGAGAACCGAAGAGTTATTAGAGACGTATGATATGTTAAGTTTCTGA
- a CDS encoding tyrosine-type recombinase/integrase: MIENCFNSLNGKVTQRVNFTLKGKEDKLQQIYLNLSINKKRLRWYIGERIYPIYWDANACRAIINNTFTRRQNAANRQVNAIIERTLLKIDEFVHKFDYSEEDDISLNFTVEALRRFLDDDDTYSNPLNYFRNLVDTITQKVNKKTNLNNTISTKKSYNSVLKRLEDFYTAYGYKSDWNFFGEKFEKDFRTYLTTGKRYSFNTVQYTFQVLRIWLNEAYREGYIKNDKFRTFHCTPKTDNDSIYLNFEELDKLFNLDLSETPKLAISRDLFIVGSFTGLRWSDYSKLNAIRSEDTFISVVTEKTKKKVQIPISRYIRTILERYNYELPKAFSTPVTIEHLRKICKMAEIDEEVKTSEIKAGEMIEMVSPKYELCGTHTARRSFCTNFYLLGVDVVTLMAMSGHSSQEQFFKYIKVTQEQQANIFLEKMKEADLV; the protein is encoded by the coding sequence ATGATTGAGAATTGTTTTAATTCACTGAACGGAAAGGTTACTCAAAGGGTAAATTTTACCCTAAAAGGGAAGGAAGATAAATTGCAGCAAATTTATTTGAATTTGTCGATTAATAAAAAAAGGTTGAGATGGTATATTGGAGAAAGAATATATCCTATATATTGGGATGCTAATGCTTGTAGGGCAATAATTAATAATACATTTACCCGAAGACAAAATGCGGCAAATAGACAGGTAAATGCTATTATCGAGAGAACACTCCTCAAAATCGATGAATTTGTTCACAAATTTGATTATTCGGAGGAAGATGATATAAGTTTAAATTTTACGGTTGAGGCTTTAAGGAGATTTTTGGATGATGATGATACGTATAGTAATCCATTAAATTATTTTAGAAATTTAGTAGATACTATTACGCAAAAGGTGAATAAAAAGACAAATTTGAATAATACAATATCTACGAAAAAATCCTATAATTCTGTCTTAAAACGTCTTGAGGACTTTTATACTGCGTATGGTTATAAGTCTGATTGGAATTTTTTTGGTGAGAAATTTGAGAAAGATTTTCGTACCTATTTAACTACTGGTAAGAGATATTCATTCAATACAGTCCAATATACTTTTCAGGTGTTGAGGATTTGGTTGAACGAGGCGTATCGAGAAGGTTATATAAAGAATGATAAGTTTAGAACATTCCACTGTACTCCAAAAACGGATAATGATAGTATATATTTAAATTTTGAGGAATTAGATAAATTGTTTAATTTAGACTTGTCTGAAACTCCCAAATTGGCTATAAGTCGTGATTTATTTATTGTCGGTTCATTCACAGGGTTACGTTGGTCTGATTATTCAAAGTTGAATGCTATTAGGAGTGAAGATACGTTTATTTCTGTTGTAACGGAGAAAACAAAAAAGAAAGTTCAGATTCCCATCTCTAGATATATACGAACGATATTAGAGCGATATAATTATGAATTGCCTAAAGCATTTAGTACGCCTGTTACTATTGAACATTTACGAAAAATTTGTAAAATGGCAGAAATTGATGAAGAGGTTAAAACAAGTGAGATAAAAGCAGGAGAAATGATTGAGATGGTTTCTCCAAAGTATGAGTTATGTGGTACGCATACTGCACGACGCTCTTTTTGTACAAATTTTTATTTACTGGGGGTTGATGTCGTTACGCTGATGGCAATGAGTGGGCATTCTTCGCAGGAGCAATTTTTTAAGTATATTAAAGTGACTCAGGAACAGCAAGCTAATATTTTTTTAGAGAAAATGAAAGAGGCTGATTTGGTCTGA
- a CDS encoding alpha-L-fucosidase gives MKTHFLSFFFLLVMSANTLFAQSSSYQPTDENLKARQEFQDNKFGVFLHWGLYAMLATGEWTMTNNNLNYKEYAKLAGGFYPSKFDADKWVAAIKASGAKYICFTTRHHDGFSMFDTKFSDYNVAKATPFKRDIVKELAAACAKQGIKLHFYYSHLDWVREDYPWGRTGRGTGRPDERGNWKSYYQFMNNQLTELLTNYGSIGAIWFDGWWDQPKTFDWELPEQYALIHKLQPGCLIGNNHHQTPFAGEDIQIFERDLPGENSAGFSGQDVSHLPLETCETMNGMWGYKITDQNYKSTKTLIHYLVKAAGKNANLLMNIGPQPDGELPAVAVERLAEMGKWMKQYGETIYGTRGGLVAPHDWGVTTRKGNKLYVHILSLKDKALFLPLADKKIKKAVLFKDQSPVRFTKTKSGVLLEFAEVPKDIDYVVELTID, from the coding sequence ATGAAAACACATTTTCTCTCCTTCTTCTTCTTGCTTGTAATGAGCGCTAATACCTTGTTTGCCCAGTCTTCTTCTTATCAGCCTACCGACGAGAATCTCAAAGCACGTCAGGAATTTCAGGACAATAAGTTTGGTGTTTTTCTTCATTGGGGGTTGTATGCGATGCTTGCTACCGGTGAGTGGACGATGACAAACAACAATCTTAATTATAAGGAATATGCCAAACTGGCAGGCGGATTTTATCCTTCTAAGTTTGACGCAGACAAATGGGTGGCGGCTATCAAAGCGTCGGGAGCTAAATACATCTGTTTTACCACCCGGCATCATGATGGATTTTCAATGTTTGATACGAAATTCTCGGATTATAATGTCGCCAAAGCTACTCCTTTCAAAAGAGATATTGTAAAAGAATTGGCTGCCGCTTGTGCGAAACAGGGAATCAAACTTCATTTCTATTATTCACATCTTGACTGGGTGCGTGAGGATTACCCTTGGGGACGTACAGGGCGGGGGACAGGACGTCCGGACGAAAGAGGTAATTGGAAAAGTTATTATCAATTCATGAATAATCAGTTGACGGAATTATTGACGAATTATGGTTCGATAGGTGCCATTTGGTTTGACGGATGGTGGGATCAGCCTAAGACTTTTGATTGGGAATTGCCCGAACAGTATGCATTGATTCATAAGCTTCAGCCGGGATGTCTGATCGGCAATAATCATCATCAGACTCCTTTTGCCGGAGAGGATATACAGATATTCGAGCGTGACCTGCCCGGTGAGAATTCGGCAGGATTTTCCGGGCAGGATGTGAGCCATCTGCCATTGGAAACTTGTGAAACGATGAATGGGATGTGGGGGTATAAAATCACAGACCAGAATTATAAATCTACCAAGACCTTGATTCATTATCTGGTAAAAGCTGCCGGTAAGAATGCTAATCTTTTGATGAATATCGGTCCTCAGCCAGATGGGGAACTTCCTGCCGTAGCGGTAGAACGTTTGGCTGAGATGGGAAAGTGGATGAAGCAGTATGGTGAAACCATCTACGGGACGCGTGGCGGTTTGGTTGCTCCGCATGACTGGGGAGTGACAACGCGGAAAGGGAATAAGCTTTATGTGCATATCCTCAGTCTGAAAGACAAAGCCTTGTTCTTACCTTTGGCGGATAAGAAAATTAAGAAGGCGGTTTTGTTCAAGGATCAGTCTCCGGTTCGCTTCACGAAGACGAAGTCCGGTGTTTTGCTTGAGTTTGCCGAAGTTCCGAAAGATATTGACTATGTAGTAGAGCTTACAATTGACTAA
- a CDS encoding Fur family transcriptional regulator translates to METQNVKDTVRQIFTEYLTANGHRKTPERYAILDTIYSIDGHFDIDMLYSRMMDQENFRVSRATLYNTIILLINARLVIKHQFGTSSQYEKSYNRETHHHQICTQCGKVTEFQNEELQHAIENTKLSRFQLSHYSLYIYGICSKCDRANKRKKVNNNNKKER, encoded by the coding sequence ATGGAAACTCAAAACGTGAAAGATACAGTAAGGCAGATATTCACGGAATATCTCACTGCGAACGGGCATCGTAAGACTCCTGAACGCTACGCCATACTCGATACAATTTATTCTATCGACGGTCACTTCGATATCGATATGCTTTATTCACGAATGATGGATCAGGAGAATTTCCGGGTGAGTCGGGCTACTCTTTACAATACCATTATTCTTCTTATCAATGCACGGCTGGTCATTAAGCATCAGTTCGGTACTTCTTCCCAATATGAAAAATCATACAATCGTGAAACGCATCATCACCAGATATGTACGCAATGCGGTAAAGTGACTGAGTTTCAGAATGAGGAATTGCAGCATGCCATTGAAAATACGAAATTAAGCCGCTTCCAGCTTTCGCATTATTCCTTATATATATATGGGATATGCAGCAAGTGCGACAGAGCCAACAAACGGAAAAAAGTCAATAACAACAATAAAAAAGAAAGATGA
- a CDS encoding zinc metallopeptidase, producing the protein MSYWVLFIGIAVVSWLVQMNLQSKFKKYSKIPTGNGMTGRDVAIKMLHDNGIYDVQVTHTPGQLTDHYNPTNKTVNLSEGVYESNSIMAAAVAAHECGHAVQHARMYAPLKMRSALVPVVNFASSIMTWVLLGGILLVNTFPQLLLAGIILFAMTTLFSFITLPVEINASKRALVWLSSSGITNSYNHAQAEDALRSAAYTYVVAALSSLATLVYYIMIFMGRRD; encoded by the coding sequence ATGTCTTATTGGGTATTATTTATAGGAATAGCCGTAGTAAGTTGGCTGGTACAAATGAATTTGCAGAGCAAATTCAAAAAGTATTCTAAGATTCCTACAGGAAATGGAATGACAGGACGCGATGTAGCTATCAAGATGTTGCATGACAATGGAATTTATGATGTACAGGTGACGCATACGCCGGGTCAGTTGACCGATCACTATAATCCGACTAACAAAACGGTGAATCTGAGTGAAGGAGTGTACGAAAGTAATAGTATAATGGCGGCTGCCGTAGCGGCTCATGAATGTGGTCATGCCGTGCAGCACGCGCGTATGTATGCTCCTTTGAAGATGCGTAGCGCGTTGGTTCCGGTAGTTAACTTTGCCTCTTCCATTATGACATGGGTATTGCTGGGTGGTATCTTGTTGGTGAACACGTTTCCGCAGTTATTGCTGGCAGGTATTATTTTGTTTGCCATGACTACATTGTTCAGTTTTATCACGTTGCCGGTGGAAATCAATGCAAGTAAACGTGCATTGGTATGGTTGAGTTCATCCGGCATTACTAACTCGTACAATCATGCACAAGCTGAAGATGCTCTTCGTTCTGCTGCTTATACCTATGTAGTTGCTGCATTGAGTTCATTGGCTACGTTGGTTTACTATATCATGATTTTCATGGGTAGAAGAGACTAA
- a CDS encoding DUF4328 domain-containing protein → MALVKCTECGREISDKAEKCPNCGNPVERRVICDECGESIPETYLECPNCGNPLKDIAFENINKGQIYNSANVCLSQTSNSFVTCFAILSYICIAFTCIESLKTYYIDDFYKPSFKILMLVTSSLLSFLEVILFVVWMYRISKNMRILNSSYEYKDYWAWLAWFIPVIHLFKPYQIMYSIWEKSGLLNKSTRMSQILQIWWASHVAIYIMSYWQLYVFFTYGENDALIAAFISSMATILSYFMDIYVMRLYQEKEKSLL, encoded by the coding sequence ATGGCACTAGTAAAATGTACTGAATGTGGACGGGAAATTTCTGATAAAGCGGAAAAATGCCCTAATTGTGGGAATCCTGTTGAAAGAAGAGTTATTTGCGACGAATGTGGAGAATCAATTCCTGAAACATATTTGGAATGTCCTAACTGTGGAAACCCTTTAAAAGATATTGCCTTTGAGAACATTAATAAAGGACAAATATATAACTCTGCTAATGTTTGCTTATCTCAAACAAGTAATTCTTTTGTTACATGCTTTGCAATACTTTCATATATCTGTATAGCTTTTACTTGTATAGAATCACTTAAAACATATTATATTGATGATTTTTATAAACCGTCTTTCAAAATATTAATGCTTGTTACATCGTCTTTATTATCTTTTTTGGAAGTCATTTTATTTGTCGTATGGATGTATCGGATTTCCAAGAATATGAGGATTCTTAATTCTTCTTATGAATATAAAGATTATTGGGCATGGTTAGCTTGGTTTATACCTGTAATTCATTTATTCAAGCCATACCAAATAATGTATTCAATATGGGAAAAATCAGGTTTGTTAAATAAGTCTACACGTATGAGTCAAATTTTACAAATATGGTGGGCTAGTCATGTTGCCATATATATAATGTCTTATTGGCAATTGTATGTATTCTTTACATATGGTGAAAATGATGCTTTAATTGCCGCTTTTATATCATCTATGGCTACAATTCTTTCCTATTTTATGGATATATATGTAATGAGATTATATCAAGAAAAAGAAAAATCCTTATTATAA
- a CDS encoding helix-turn-helix domain-containing protein codes for MVLRIKEVIKEKGMTVQTLADKMEINRVGLSNHINGNPSVAVLTKIATALEVPIQELFVKDKNENVNGYIEIGGEIFKITSFQDLENLINRFKAEQKK; via the coding sequence ATGGTACTACGAATAAAAGAAGTTATCAAAGAGAAAGGAATGACTGTTCAGACATTAGCTGATAAAATGGAAATTAACAGAGTAGGGCTCTCCAATCATATTAATGGAAATCCATCTGTTGCAGTACTAACCAAAATTGCTACTGCATTAGAAGTCCCCATACAAGAACTATTTGTAAAAGACAAAAATGAAAATGTTAATGGTTATATTGAAATTGGAGGTGAAATTTTCAAAATCACATCTTTTCAAGATTTAGAAAACCTCATCAATCGTTTCAAAGCAGAACAAAAAAAATAA
- a CDS encoding double zinc ribbon domain-containing protein has product MGMIKCIECGHTISERAKKCPKCGCPVEKDIEKKMCPECGQSVNKDLDKCSYCGYPFDLVQSIDDTNSSVNKVCPECGQSVNKDLNKCSYCGYPFDLVQSVDDANSSVNKVCPECGQSVNKDLNKCSYCGYPFDLVQSVDDANSSENKVCPECGQSVNKDLNKCSYCGYPFDLVQSVGDANSSINKVCPECRQSVNKDLDKCSYCGYPFNLVQSVDDANSSVNKVCPECGKSFDDKCDVCPHCGCFYSYQHISQFENVELNKANIESSEPKQEHQSTTDIRKTLLKRNKTTIISLSMLTILIVVGGLLYYFLVNHSEKNDWNKFGLKGSACVLRVIISTQYGDNTELVRNEKKYYFSVNGYLEKEEIDYTYHWGYRQYVKGKIVEEKDFNGITYHYTYENPLIGISEDNREYHYDKEGRLIFSVLYGDSTVYRYDDEGFLKETEVLNFQGLDGCEIQTYSNPLHVDGITKVDEYGNWIERKYEYEGEGGMIYVTENREIEYYSESSQVGNYGEAISEVSIEEYPSQLPQNRKEALDILNLVLINSYKVEEDCESEYAIPVRIEGNAEIVGIQRKGYKDGYFPFTIYRLRQIANHWQIVNEKTINENEMDGQVLIFSAKRFGLADENMPELVRINNKDYFYFIYRIAELGNGCAGCGYLRLCLYNLDSHDVLSLNYAVYGEINELLKGEFVDLEKLESYPDENRFLQKKATELTCIYRPSEEDLDMDNPKNSVKRWLLDNPGKYEPQNTTIKYTYYNTSIFDWDNYNDEKENRIENDSFIVVHDWRGSVYAYDKEKKRYFVIYGIEINGGARKVSWDNRASDVVVIDTDWCGMRINLLSGKMELLE; this is encoded by the coding sequence ATGGGAATGATAAAATGTATTGAATGTGGACATACTATATCTGAAAGAGCCAAAAAGTGTCCCAAATGCGGTTGTCCTGTAGAGAAAGATATAGAGAAAAAAATGTGTCCTGAATGTGGGCAGTCCGTAAATAAAGATTTAGATAAATGTTCTTATTGTGGCTATCCTTTCGATTTGGTACAATCTATAGATGACACCAATAGTTCCGTAAATAAAGTATGTCCTGAATGTGGGCAGTCCGTAAATAAAGATTTGAATAAATGTTCTTATTGTGGCTATCCCTTCGATTTGGTGCAATCTGTAGATGATGCTAATAGTTCCGTAAATAAAGTATGTCCTGAATGTGGGCAGTCCGTAAATAAAGATTTGAATAAATGTTCTTATTGTGGCTATCCCTTCGATTTGGTGCAATCTGTAGATGATGCTAATAGTTCAGAAAACAAAGTATGTCCTGAATGTGGGCAGTCCGTAAATAAAGATTTGAATAAATGTTCTTATTGTGGCTATCCTTTCGATTTGGTGCAATCTGTAGGTGATGCTAATAGTTCAATAAATAAAGTATGCCCTGAATGTAGGCAGTCCGTAAATAAAGATTTGGATAAATGTTCTTATTGTGGCTATCCTTTTAATTTGGTACAATCTGTAGATGATGCTAATAGTTCAGTAAACAAAGTGTGTCCTGAATGTGGCAAGTCATTTGATGATAAATGTGATGTATGTCCTCATTGTGGGTGTTTTTATAGTTATCAGCATATAAGTCAATTTGAAAATGTTGAGTTGAATAAGGCTAATATAGAATCGAGTGAACCCAAACAGGAACATCAATCAACTACAGATATTAGGAAAACTCTCTTAAAGCGCAATAAAACCACGATAATAAGCTTGTCAATGCTGACTATTTTAATTGTTGTTGGGGGACTGTTATATTATTTTCTTGTTAATCATTCTGAAAAGAATGATTGGAATAAGTTTGGATTAAAGGGAAGTGCCTGTGTATTACGTGTTATTATCAGTACGCAATATGGTGATAATACTGAACTTGTTAGAAACGAAAAAAAATATTATTTCTCGGTAAATGGTTATTTGGAGAAAGAAGAAATTGATTATACTTATCATTGGGGATATAGACAATATGTAAAAGGTAAAATTGTGGAAGAGAAAGATTTTAATGGAATAACTTATCATTACACTTATGAAAATCCATTAATAGGTATATCCGAAGATAACAGAGAGTATCATTACGATAAAGAAGGACGTCTCATTTTTTCTGTGTTATATGGTGATAGTACAGTTTATCGTTATGACGACGAAGGTTTTTTAAAAGAAACGGAGGTCTTGAATTTTCAAGGATTAGATGGATGTGAAATACAAACATATAGTAACCCTTTGCACGTAGATGGTATTACTAAAGTTGATGAATACGGGAATTGGATAGAGCGAAAATATGAATATGAAGGTGAAGGGGGAATGATATATGTTACTGAAAATAGAGAAATAGAATATTATAGTGAAAGTTCTCAAGTTGGTAACTATGGGGAAGCTATAAGTGAAGTTTCTATTGAAGAATATCCTTCTCAATTACCACAAAACAGAAAAGAAGCTTTGGATATTCTTAATTTAGTTTTAATCAATTCATATAAAGTAGAAGAAGATTGTGAATCAGAATATGCGATACCCGTAAGAATTGAAGGTAATGCAGAAATTGTAGGAATACAGAGAAAAGGATATAAAGATGGATATTTTCCCTTTACCATTTATAGATTAAGGCAAATAGCTAATCATTGGCAAATTGTTAATGAGAAAACCATAAATGAGAATGAAATGGATGGCCAAGTATTAATTTTTTCAGCAAAAAGATTTGGCTTGGCAGATGAAAATATGCCCGAATTAGTAAGAATAAATAACAAGGACTATTTCTATTTTATTTATCGTATTGCAGAACTGGGAAATGGCTGTGCTGGTTGTGGCTATTTAAGATTATGTTTGTATAATTTAGATTCTCATGATGTCTTGTCATTGAATTATGCAGTATATGGAGAGATAAATGAATTATTGAAAGGAGAATTTGTGGATTTAGAAAAGTTGGAAAGTTATCCAGATGAAAATAGGTTTTTACAGAAAAAGGCTACTGAATTAACTTGCATATATCGTCCATCCGAAGAAGATTTAGATATGGATAATCCTAAAAATTCTGTCAAAAGATGGTTGTTGGATAATCCAGGGAAATATGAACCTCAAAATACAACTATAAAATACACATATTACAACACTTCTATTTTTGACTGGGACAATTACAATGATGAAAAAGAAAATAGAATAGAAAATGATTCTTTTATTGTTGTGCATGATTGGAGAGGAAGTGTATATGCCTATGATAAAGAGAAAAAAAGGTATTTTGTAATATATGGAATAGAAATAAATGGTGGAGCTAGAAAAGTAAGCTGGGATAACAGGGCTTCGGATGTAGTTGTTATTGATACAGATTGGTGTGGAATGAGAATAAATCTATTGTCGGGAAAGATGGAGTTGTTGGAGTAG